One part of the Denticeps clupeoides chromosome 8, fDenClu1.1, whole genome shotgun sequence genome encodes these proteins:
- the fbxo28 gene encoding F-box only protein 28: MAAVAERTEGAVGAPEPDSASPWQSTPPPDQPHQNNPLLGLPIVAIEAILNFLSYDEISLLRLVCKRMDMICQRMLNQGFIKVERYHSLCQKQVKAQLPRRESERRNHSLARHADILAAVETRLSLLNMTFMKYVDSNLCCFIPGKVIDEIYRVLRYVNSTRAPQRAHEVLQELRDISSMAMEYFDEKIVPILKKKLPGADLSGRLIGSAPVAGPSTSLTTMSLLAKNTPSRSEMTKVQQQVKVNGASMTALRREMQEVRVKQLEQQKQLQDQEQKLLEQSQVIGEQNARLAELEHKLRELMESAVGGGAPARVPAAAPAPASSSTATVAGPGLSAAPAAGGGPAPGHAPDEIGPSLKRTRKCLDLPRQSKRLRSKK; encoded by the exons ATGGCGGCCGTTGCAGAGAGGACGGAGGGTGCCGTCGGAGCCCCGGAGCCCGATTCCGCGTCGCCCTGGCAGTCCACCCCGCCGCCGGACCAGCCCCACCAGAACAACCCGCTGCTGGGCCTGCCGATCGTGGCCATCGAGGCCATCCTCAACTTCCTGTCCTACGACGAGATCAGCCTGCTGCGCCTG GTGTGCAAGCGCATGGACATGATCTGCCAGCGGATGCTCAACCAGGGCTTCATCAAGGTGGAACGCTACCACAGTCTGTGCCAGAAGCAGGTCAAGGCTCAGCTTCCAAG GAGGGAGTCGGAGCGCAGGAACCACTCGTTGGCCCGCCATGCCGACATCCTTGCCGCTGTGGAGACGCGTCTGTCTCTACTCAACATGACCTTCATGAAATATGTGGACTCCAACCTCTGCTGCTTCATCCCTGGGAAG GTGATCGATGAGATCTACCGCGTCCTGCGCTACGTGAACTCCACACGCGCCCCTCAGAGGGCCCACGAGGTGCTGCAGGAGCTGCGGGACATCTCATCCATGGCTATGGAGTACTTTGATGAAAAAATAGTCCCCATCCTGAAAAAGAAGCTTCCGGGGGCTGACCTCTCAGGCCGGCTCATCGGGTCCGCACCAG TGGCCGGACCCTCCACCTCCCTCACCACCATGTCCCTGCTGGCCAAGAACACGCCGTCGCGCTCCGAGATGACCAAGGTGCAGCAGCAGGTGAAGGTGAACGGCGCGTCCATGACCGCCCTGCGGCGGGAGATGCAGGAGGTGCGGGTGaagcagctggagcagcagaagcagctgcaggaccaggagcagaagctgctggagcagTCGCAGGTGATCGGCGAGCAGAACGCGCGCCTCGCCGAGCTCGAGCACAAGCTGCGCGAACTGATGGAGAGCGCCGTGGGCGGCGGCGCGCCGGCCAGGGTCCCGGCTGCGGCCCCCGCTCCGGCCTCCTCGTCCACCGCGACGGTCGCGGGGCCCGGCCTGTCCGCCGCGCCGGCCGCTGGCGGCGGTCCCGCGCCCGGCCACGCCCCCGACGAGATCGGCCCGTCCCTCAAACGCACCAGGAAGTGCTTAGACCTCCCGCGTCAGTCCAAACGCCTGCGTAGCAAGAAATAG